From the genome of Adhaeribacter pallidiroseus:
TTAGTTACTTTAGATGAGAATGGCAATAAGCTGTGGGATAGAACCTATGGCGGAGACAAGGATGACGAACTCCGGGCCAGTACTTTCACCAGTAAAGGACATTACATACTGGCGGGCCACTCCTCCTCCGAGGCAAGCGGCGATAAAACCCAGGACAGCCAGGGCGAAAGTGATTACTGGGTCGTAGCCGTAGACGAGCAAGGCAATAAAGTACAAGATTTACGCTACGGCGGCAGCGGTACGGAAGAACTCAGAACCGTAACCCAGACCAAGGATGGCGGCTTACTTTTAGGTGGCAGATCTAACTCGGGGGTAAGTGGCGATCGTACCCAACCTAGTCAAGGCAGCACCGATTACTGGCTCGTGAAAGTTGCGCCCACCCCTAACTCCTTGGTAGCTGCCAGAACCGCTTCTCTTTTAACAGAGGTAACCGGTGCCGCAGCGCCACTGGGCAACTTCCAAGCTTATCCCAATCCGTTCCAAGACAAAATAACCATCAGCTTCTCTCTGGAAACTACCCAATCCGTACATTTGGAAGTCCTCGACAGCCGGGGCAGAAAAGTAGCTACTTTGTTTCAAGGCCAGGCTCAGGCGAACCAAGTTTATCAGATAGAATGGCCCGCTAAAAACCAGACTAGTGGCTTATACTTGCTGCGTCTGCAAACACGAAATAAAATCCAGCATCAGAAAGTGCTCCTCACCCAGTAAGCATTTCCTTGATACACGCCTCGTTCAGCTACTTTGTGTTTGGCAGAGGCGTGTATTACTAGAAAATACAACTTATAAGGGAGAGCCCCCTAAGTTTTTTTAAAAAAGAGTCGAAATACTAGCCATAAAAGCCATTTTAACTTAGCTTTTAAGATCCACATCGGCGTATACTTTCTTTTCTACACAATTTAAGACACAACGGTATCCGGGTTAGGTGGTTATCCAGGTTTCCCAACTTCTCCGTAAGGCCTACCAACCCGAAAGAAAAATTTGTTAAAATTGAGGAAAGCTTATTATTGGCGGGTTGTTTTTTCCGTTTGGTTAGGAAGTATCTTTTTGCTTGTAGCCTGCCAGCCGGGCAGTGAGCGACCCGTAACGAATAAAAATACTTTAAACAATTGCTTACCTATGAAAGCTACCTTTATTCGTCAGAAAGTATTGGCCAACCTGCCTTCGGGCTCTGGTATGGAAGTAATCGATCATCAGCTATTTGTTATCGGCGACGATTCGCCGTTGCTGTACCAATTGCAAGCCGATACCTGGGAACAAAGGGCTACCTATCCCTTATTTCAAACCAATTATTTTGCTACTGGCCGCATTCCCAAACCGCTGAAACCTGATCTGGAATGCCTGGCAAGCTTAAATTTTAAAAATAATACTTATTTACTGGCTTTTGGTTCGGGATCTACGGCGATTCGCCATACGTGTTATCAAATACAATTATCTTCTGCCCCGGAAAAAAGCCCTGTTATTCAGGCTATATCGCTGCCATCTTTATACGAAGCCTTGCAAACCGATGTAGCCGTAACGGCGGGAGGTATTTTAAACCTGGAAGCCGCCGCCGCCTCTCCGGAACATTTGTACTTGCTGCAACGGTCGGTAAGTAACGGGCCCGATGCTTTGCTGATCTTTGCGCTGCCTGCGTTTATGGCTTACCTACAGCAGCCAACGGGGCCCGTGCCGGCGTATAC
Proteins encoded in this window:
- a CDS encoding DUF6929 family protein — its product is MKATFIRQKVLANLPSGSGMEVIDHQLFVIGDDSPLLYQLQADTWEQRATYPLFQTNYFATGRIPKPLKPDLECLASLNFKNNTYLLAFGSGSTAIRHTCYQIQLSSAPEKSPVIQAISLPSLYEALQTDVAVTAGGILNLEAAAASPEHLYLLQRSVSNGPDALLIFALPAFMAYLQQPTGPVPAYTVIRFQLPTIDGFKAGFSGASYFDDKIFITASVENTDNAYLDGEVLGSFIGYIPVLQASHPKVHTTRLQDRSGQFYPGKVESISIIRKSGNHQYRAFAITDNDNGQSELLELELTLP